GCATGATTGCATGTCCTTATTGTATGCTCCGGCGCTGCAGCCGGTCTTTACCCATATCCTTGGCGGACGGGACTTGCAAGCCCTGCGCCGATAACGTAAAAAAAAGGGCTTGCGCGCCAGCCGCGCACACAGGGAGGATTTTGCATGAACCAGCCCATTCTGCTTTTTCCCGGCCAAGGGGCGCAACTGCCCGGTATGGGACGCGACTTGGCCGACGCCGACGCCGAGGCCATGGACCTTTGGAAACAGGCCGAACGCTGCAGCGGGCTGCCCCTGCGCGAGATATACTGGGAAGGCGACGAAGCCGCCATGAGCGACACGCGCGCCCTGCAGCCCGCCCTCACCGTGGTGGGGCTGAACCTCTGGCGCGCCGTGGCCGGTCGCGTGCACCCCTGCGGGGCCGCGGGGCACAGCCTGGGCGAATACAGCGCCCTGGCCGCCGCCGATGTGCTCAGCCCCCAAAGCGTGCTGGAAATCACCGCCCTGCGCGGCCGCCTCATGGCCGAGGCCGATCCTCAGGGGCTGGGCGGCATGGCCGCCATCCTCAAGCTGGAACAGCCGCAGGTGGAAGCCCTGGTGGAAGAAAGCCTGGCCGAAACCGCGGGCCCTCTGCGCATCGCCAACTACAATACCCCCGCGCAGTTTGTGGTCAGCGGGGCCAAAGCCGCCGTGACCCTGGCCTGCAGCAAGGCCAAAGAACACAAGGGGCGCGGCCTGGAGCTCAAGGTCAGCGGGGCCTTTCACAGTCCCCTGCTGGCCGAGGCCAATAAAGAGCTGGCCATACAGCTGCGCAAGGCCGTGTGGCGCAAGCCCCGCTTCCCGGTGTACAGCAACGTCACGGGCAAGGCCGTGCGGGACGGCGAAAGCGCGCGGGAAACCCTGCTGCAGCAGATGACCTCTCCTGTGCTCTGGATCGACGTCGTGCGTCATCAGTACGCCGACGGCGCGCGCCGCTGGCTGGAGCTGGGCCCCAAGGCCCTGCTGGGCAAGATGGTGGCCCCCTGCCTGAGCGGCCTGGCCGAGCCAGCCCAGTTGCAGATCGACCTGGTCAGCGACGGCGAAAGCGCCGCCGCCCTGGAAAACTGACCCATTACGCGGCGGCCCTGCCCCGCATTGTCAAAACACAGCACAAGGACACCCATTTTTATGCGCGCCACAGAAACCCTGCGCACGGCCCTCAAGGCCATTGTTGAAGAAGAAGGCCTGCCCTGGCCCACCAAAACCGTCATTGAGCCCCCGCGCGAGGCCAGACACGGCGACCTTTCCACCAACCTGGCCTTGCTCCTGGCCAAGGAGGCCAAGGCCAATCCGCGCGATCTGGCCCGGAATCTGGCCGAAAAACTGCTGGCGCGCTGCCCGGACGTGGCCGCCGCCGAAGCCGCCGGACCGGGTTTCTGCAACGTGACTTTCAGCCCGGCATACTGGCACGGAGTGGTGCGCGCCGTGGAGGCCGAAGGCGCGGCCTACGGCGAAAGCGCGGCGGGCGGCGGGCGCAAGGTGCTGCTGGAGTACGTTTCGGCCAATCCCACGGGGCCGCTGCACGTGGGGCACGGGCGCGGGGCCGCCGTGGGCGACAGCCTGGCCCGGCTCCTGCGCAGGGCGGGCTACCATGTGGATACGGAATATTATATCAACGACGCTGGCCGCCAGATGCGCCTGCTGGGCCTTTCGGTCTGGCTGCGGGCACAGGAGCTGGCGGGCCGCCCCGTCACCTGGCCGGAAGAGTATTACAAGGGCGACTACATCATCGACATCGCCCGTGAGATGCTCGCCGCCGACCCCGGCCTGGTGGACCTGCCTGACGCACAGGGTCAGGACGTGTGCTATGAAAAAGCCATGACGGACATCCTCAACGGCATCAAGGCCGATTTGCGGGAGTTCCGGGTGGAGCACCAGCGCTGGTTCTCTGAAAAGACTCTGGTGGAAGGCGGGGCCGTGGCCGCGGCTTTTGACGCCCTAACCAAGGCGGGCTATACCTACGAAAAGGACGGGGCCTTCTGGTTCGCCACCCAGAAGCTGGGGGACGACAAGGACCGGGTGCTGCGCAAGTCCGACGGCAGCCTCACCTACTTCGCCTCGGACATCGCCTACCATCACGACAAGTATGCCCGCGGCTATCAGTGGTGCATTGACGTCTGGGGCGCGGACCACCACGGCTACGTGCCGCGCATGCGCGCCGCCGTCACCGCCATGGGACGGCCGCAGGAAGATTTTGACGTGGTGCTCATCCAGCTGGTCAACCTGCTGCGCGACGGCAAGCCCGTGAGCATGTCCACGCGCGCGGGCACCTTTGAAACTCTGGCGGACGTGCTCAAGGAAGTAGGCGTGGACGCGGCGCGCTTCATGTTCCTTTCGCGCAAGAGCGACAGCCCTCTGGATTTCGACCTGGAGCTGGTCAAACAACGCAGCCTGGACAACCCCGTGTACTATGTGCAGTACGCCCATGCCCGCATCAGCGCCGTGCTGCGCCGCGCTGCGGAACGGGGCGTGCGCCTGCCCGACGCCGTGACGGCTGCGGACCTGACCCCGCTGGACACGCCCGAAGATCTGGCCCTGCTGCGCAAAGCCGCCGGGTTTGAAGACATGCTCACGGCGGCGGCCCGCAACTTGGGCGTGCACCATGTGAGCCACTACCTTACGGAACTGGCCGGTCTGCTGCACAGCTACTACGCCAGACACCAGGTGCTGCTGCCCGACGATGCCCCCCGCAGCCTGGCCCGCCTGGCCCTGCTGCGCGCCGTGGCCCAGGTGCTGCGCAACGGCCTGGACGTGTTGGGCGTAAGCGCGCCGGAAAGCATGTAGCCCCCATACGGGCACGCCCCTTGGGCGCGCGGTCTGCCGCTGTCGCGACATAGAACGGCCAATGCCGGAAGCGACACAGCCTTGCCCGCAGGGCACGGCCTCTGCCGCACGCCAAAAAAATCGCCCGGCGGGCTTATTACGCCGAGATTGCCAACGGCCCCCACACCGGGGGGCCACAGCACAACCTTTGATTACAGGAGTCGCATGGCCGGTCCAGTACGTAAACCCAGGGTCCGCTCCGCGGGCGGCGCGCCGGAAAAGGAGCGTCGCTTCGCCCTGCGCCTGTCCCTGCCCGTGGCGGGCCTGCTGGCCGCCGTGCTGGTGGTGGCCGTGGGCTGGTCCTTCTTTATGGGCTATATGGTGGGGCGCGGACAAAACCCCGAACAGCGCGTGGAGCAGCTTACCGGCCTGGGCGGCGCGCCGGCCGCGCCGGCGGCGGAAAAGACGCCGGCACGCCCCTTGGCGGACACTCCTTTAAGGGATGCGGCCCAAACGGATACGGCCTCCAAGGCGACGCCGGACGCCGCCCCAGATCCGGAGCAGGCGACCGCTGCAGGCCCGAAACAAGATACGGCTGCTGCTCGGCCGGCGGCCCCCAGCGGCCCGACGACGCCCCCCAAGGCGGATGCCGGCAAAAGCAAAGGCCCCGCAGCCCCACAGCCCCCCGCCAAAAACGCCTACCCTTTTGCCAGGCCCAGCGGCGGCGGTCTGGCGGCCTGGGGCATCAAGCCCGGCCAGGAGGCCCCCGCGCAGACGGACACGGCGGCCCCCGCCGTTACAGGCGCTGTCCCGGCCAAAAGCGCACCTGCCGCCCAGGGCCAGTCCCGCCCGCAGACGGCGCAGCCTCTTTACGATTTTGTGTTCCAGGCGGCAGCCTTCAATAATGCGGGCGATGCGGACAAACTGCGCTCGCGTTTGGAAGGCCGGGGCCTGCGTACAGGCCTGCAAACGCGCGGCAAACTGCGGCTGGTGCTGATCAACCTGCGCGGCACGGACCTGGACGCCGCCAACCTGCGGGAAGAACTCCAGCGCATGCACCTGGGCGCGCCGCTGCTCAAGTCCAAAAAGGCCGTTGCGGGCAAAAGCCGCAAATCCGGCCGCTGATCGAGGTAAACCATGACGGCACTTTCCCCCACCGCCCCCTTGCGCGCCCTGGGCCGCGCCAGCCTGCACGGTCTGCAGGCTCTTGGCGGCACGGCTCTGTTTCTGCTGGAAGGTATTGCCCAGATCTTTTCCGGCAGCAAAATTCTGCCGCGCACCCTGCAGCAGATCTACGTTATCGGCTCAAAATCTCTGTTTCTCATTTTGCTCATCGGCATTTTCTGCGGCATGGTGCTGGGGCTACAGGGCTACTACACCCTGGTGCAGTTCGGCTCTGTGGCCATGCTGGGCTCCGCCGTATCTCTGACCCTCATCCGTGAACTGGGGCCCGTGCTCACGGCCATCATGCTCACCGGGCGGGCAGGCTCCTCCATGGCGGCGGAAATCGGCGTCATGCGCATCACGGACCAGATCGACGCCCTGGACGTCATGGACATCAATTCCATGGGGTATCTGGTCAGCCCGCGGCTGCTGGCCTCGCTTATCTCCTTCCCGCTGCTCACAGCCATATTTGACGTCATCGGCATTTTGGGCGGCTACCTCACGGGCGTGCTCATGCTGGGCATCAACGAGGGCACCTACTTCTACCGCATGGCCTTTTCCGTCACGGCTACAGACGTCAGCGGCGGTTTTGTCAAGTCTGTGGTCTTCGGCCTGCTGGTGGCCACCATCTGCTGCCGCCAGGGCTACTATGCCAACCGGCGGCGCGACAGCATGGGGCCGGAAGCCGTAGGCAACGCCACCACCTCGGCGGTAGTCATTTCCTGCGTACTCATTCTGGCGGCAGACTACGTCATCACCTCCTTTTTGCTCTGAGGCGCGCGTGCAGCCCGTAACGCTCAGCGGCCCAGTAACGGTCATCGGCATAGACCCCGGCTCTCAGCGCACGGGCTGGGGCGTGGTCAGCGAAGTTTCCGGCGTTCTGCGACTGGTGGATTGCGGCGTGGTGCGCACTGCGGCGGTGGGCAGCGAATTTTGCGACCGGCTGGCTAAAATTTACCGGGATCTGGACGGCATTCTTGCCCGTCTGCGCCCTCAGGAGGCCGCCATTGAGCAGGTTTTTACGGCCAAAAACGCGGCCAGCGCCCTGAAGCTGGGCCAGGCCAGAGGCGTGGCCGTGGCGGCCTGCGCGGCACACGGGCTGCCCATCCGCGACTACGAACCCACATTGGTCAAAAAATCCCTGGTGGGCACGGGCCGGGCCGAAAAAGAACAGGTGGCCTTTATGGTCCGGCGGCTGCTCAACGTCAAAGAAGCCGACAGCCCCTGGGCTCTGGACACCTCCGACGCCCTGGCCGTGGCCCTGTGCCATCTGACCATGCGCCGTTTTGCCGCCCGTGTGGCACTGAGCAAAAAAGCGGAGAAAGCCCCCCTGTAACAAAGGTCTGGGCCCACGCCCGGCAAAAGGCCTGGACCCGGCAACCATACGGGCCCACGCCCCGGCAGGAAGGTATGGCCGAAATATGCCCCGCCCTGCGGCAAAGGGAAGGCAAAAAATTTCCACAAGGGAAAAGGTCCCGACGCGCCGAACTGCGAAAAACAACCCACGTCAAATTAATGGTGATACGGCACCTTGCGTAAGATGCACTCGGCGCGGTAGAGTTGCTCCAGCAAAACCACCCTGGCCAGTTCATGGGGCAGGGTCAGATCCGACAGGCGGAGTATGCGGCAGGCTCGATCGCGTACCGTGGGGTCCAGCCCCCAAGCTCCGCCCACCAGAAAACAGGGGCGTCCCCGCGCTTCTGTATCCATACGACGCAACAGTTCCGCCCATTGGGGCGAGGTCAGCCGTTCCCCCCGCTCGTCCAGCACCAGCGGGAGGTCCTGGGGTTCTAGGGCCTCCAGCAGACGGCGCCCCTCCTGAGCATTTCGCTGCTCCGGCGGCAGGTCGCCGGAACCGTCGCGCACCTCAGTGCAGTCCAGACGTCGCCAACGGGCAATACGCGCCGTATAATGGGCAGCGGCGTCCTTCCAGAAATTTGTCTTGACCCTGCCCACAAAGACACAGCGTAAAGGCTTTCCCGACATGGCTTCCCAACACGGTTATGTAGATTCCGACGTAACGGCGTCGGCCCTCTGCCTGCGCAACGGCGGCATTCTCATATATCCCACAGAAACGTTTTTCGCTTTGGGCTGCATGGCCGATCAGGCCGCGGCCGTGGACATGCTCTACCAGATCAAAGGACGCCCCGTCCACAAACCCTTGCCCCTGCTGGCCGCCGACACCACCCAGGTGGACCGCGTGGCCCTGCTCACGGCCATGCCCATAGGGCTTGAGCAATTCTGGCCCGGCCCTCTTACCGTGCTGCTGCCCGCCCGTCCCGGCCTGCCCGCGTCCCTGGTTAACCCCGACGGACAGGTGGCCGTGCGGGTGACCCCGCACACATTGGCGGCCACCCTGGCTCTGGAGGCCGGTGGAGCGCTCACAGCCACCAGCGCCAACCTCAGTGGCGGCAAGCCCGCGCAACGCGCCAAAGACCTGGACCCCCGCCTGCTGGCCGCCCTGGGCGGACTGGCCCTCCATGGCCGTGCGGGGCGGCTGCTGCGCGGCGGCCCGTCCCCGGAAGGCACGCTGCCTTCCACCGTGGTGGCGCCCTTGGGGCCTGACCAAGGCCGTGCCTTGCGCCTGATCCGCCCCGGCCGGATCAGCATGGCTGCGCTTGCCGCTGCGGGGTTTACCGTGCTGACGGACGACTGAGCCGCCATACG
This portion of the Desulfovibrio legallii genome encodes:
- a CDS encoding ACP S-malonyltransferase encodes the protein MNQPILLFPGQGAQLPGMGRDLADADAEAMDLWKQAERCSGLPLREIYWEGDEAAMSDTRALQPALTVVGLNLWRAVAGRVHPCGAAGHSLGEYSALAAADVLSPQSVLEITALRGRLMAEADPQGLGGMAAILKLEQPQVEALVEESLAETAGPLRIANYNTPAQFVVSGAKAAVTLACSKAKEHKGRGLELKVSGAFHSPLLAEANKELAIQLRKAVWRKPRFPVYSNVTGKAVRDGESARETLLQQMTSPVLWIDVVRHQYADGARRWLELGPKALLGKMVAPCLSGLAEPAQLQIDLVSDGESAAALEN
- a CDS encoding SPOR domain-containing protein, giving the protein MAGPVRKPRVRSAGGAPEKERRFALRLSLPVAGLLAAVLVVAVGWSFFMGYMVGRGQNPEQRVEQLTGLGGAPAAPAAEKTPARPLADTPLRDAAQTDTASKATPDAAPDPEQATAAGPKQDTAAARPAAPSGPTTPPKADAGKSKGPAAPQPPAKNAYPFARPSGGGLAAWGIKPGQEAPAQTDTAAPAVTGAVPAKSAPAAQGQSRPQTAQPLYDFVFQAAAFNNAGDADKLRSRLEGRGLRTGLQTRGKLRLVLINLRGTDLDAANLREELQRMHLGAPLLKSKKAVAGKSRKSGR
- a CDS encoding L-threonylcarbamoyladenylate synthase gives rise to the protein MASQHGYVDSDVTASALCLRNGGILIYPTETFFALGCMADQAAAVDMLYQIKGRPVHKPLPLLAADTTQVDRVALLTAMPIGLEQFWPGPLTVLLPARPGLPASLVNPDGQVAVRVTPHTLAATLALEAGGALTATSANLSGGKPAQRAKDLDPRLLAALGGLALHGRAGRLLRGGPSPEGTLPSTVVAPLGPDQGRALRLIRPGRISMAALAAAGFTVLTDD
- a CDS encoding 23S rRNA (pseudouridine(1915)-N(3))-methyltransferase RlmH gives rise to the protein MSGKPLRCVFVGRVKTNFWKDAAAHYTARIARWRRLDCTEVRDGSGDLPPEQRNAQEGRRLLEALEPQDLPLVLDERGERLTSPQWAELLRRMDTEARGRPCFLVGGAWGLDPTVRDRACRILRLSDLTLPHELARVVLLEQLYRAECILRKVPYHH
- the ruvC gene encoding crossover junction endodeoxyribonuclease RuvC; the protein is MQPVTLSGPVTVIGIDPGSQRTGWGVVSEVSGVLRLVDCGVVRTAAVGSEFCDRLAKIYRDLDGILARLRPQEAAIEQVFTAKNAASALKLGQARGVAVAACAAHGLPIRDYEPTLVKKSLVGTGRAEKEQVAFMVRRLLNVKEADSPWALDTSDALAVALCHLTMRRFAARVALSKKAEKAPL
- a CDS encoding MlaE family ABC transporter permease, which produces MTALSPTAPLRALGRASLHGLQALGGTALFLLEGIAQIFSGSKILPRTLQQIYVIGSKSLFLILLIGIFCGMVLGLQGYYTLVQFGSVAMLGSAVSLTLIRELGPVLTAIMLTGRAGSSMAAEIGVMRITDQIDALDVMDINSMGYLVSPRLLASLISFPLLTAIFDVIGILGGYLTGVLMLGINEGTYFYRMAFSVTATDVSGGFVKSVVFGLLVATICCRQGYYANRRRDSMGPEAVGNATTSAVVISCVLILAADYVITSFLL
- the argS gene encoding arginine--tRNA ligase yields the protein MRATETLRTALKAIVEEEGLPWPTKTVIEPPREARHGDLSTNLALLLAKEAKANPRDLARNLAEKLLARCPDVAAAEAAGPGFCNVTFSPAYWHGVVRAVEAEGAAYGESAAGGGRKVLLEYVSANPTGPLHVGHGRGAAVGDSLARLLRRAGYHVDTEYYINDAGRQMRLLGLSVWLRAQELAGRPVTWPEEYYKGDYIIDIAREMLAADPGLVDLPDAQGQDVCYEKAMTDILNGIKADLREFRVEHQRWFSEKTLVEGGAVAAAFDALTKAGYTYEKDGAFWFATQKLGDDKDRVLRKSDGSLTYFASDIAYHHDKYARGYQWCIDVWGADHHGYVPRMRAAVTAMGRPQEDFDVVLIQLVNLLRDGKPVSMSTRAGTFETLADVLKEVGVDAARFMFLSRKSDSPLDFDLELVKQRSLDNPVYYVQYAHARISAVLRRAAERGVRLPDAVTAADLTPLDTPEDLALLRKAAGFEDMLTAAARNLGVHHVSHYLTELAGLLHSYYARHQVLLPDDAPRSLARLALLRAVAQVLRNGLDVLGVSAPESM